Proteins encoded by one window of Microbacterium testaceum:
- a CDS encoding SPOR domain-containing protein has product MSDDDKKYWYNLETGQVEQGYESPAVDRAGPFDTAEEAANAPQLMKERSKQWAEEDARDDWGSGSTR; this is encoded by the coding sequence GTGAGCGACGATGACAAGAAGTACTGGTACAACCTCGAGACCGGCCAGGTCGAGCAGGGGTACGAGTCGCCCGCGGTGGATCGCGCCGGCCCCTTCGACACCGCCGAAGAGGCGGCCAACGCGCCGCAGCTCATGAAGGAGCGCTCGAAGCAGTGGGCCGAAGAAGACGCCCGCGACGACTGGGGCTCCGGCTCCACCCGCTGA
- the glnA gene encoding type I glutamate--ammonia ligase, whose amino-acid sequence MDKQRDFVLRTIEERGVKFVRLWFTDVVGTLKSVAIAPAEVEGAFTEGLGFDGSAIEGLTRSYESDLLAHPDPTTFQILPWRGEIDPTARMFCDITTPDGQPAVADPRHVLKRTLAKAADAGFTFYTHPEIEFYLLKSSQLGADGRPQPVDSAGYFDNVPGGTAHDFRRRSVRMLEDLGISVEFSHHEGGPGQNEIDLRYADALTTADNIMTFRTVVKEVAIEQGVYATFMPKPISGQPGSGMHTHLSLFEGDMNAFYEEGAQYQLSKVGRHFIAGLLRHANEISAVTNQFVNSYKRLWGGDEAPSFICWGHNNRSALVRVPLYKPNKGQSTRVEYRALDSAANPYLSYALMLAAGLKGIEQEYELPAEAEDNVWSLSDAERRALGYAPLPASLDHALEYLEESELVAETLGETVFKYVLLNKRREWQQYRAQVTPFELASNLEAL is encoded by the coding sequence ATGGACAAGCAGCGCGATTTCGTCTTGCGCACGATCGAGGAGCGGGGCGTCAAGTTCGTCCGCCTCTGGTTCACCGACGTGGTCGGCACGCTCAAGTCGGTGGCGATCGCCCCGGCCGAGGTCGAGGGAGCGTTCACCGAGGGGCTGGGCTTCGACGGCTCCGCGATCGAGGGGCTGACGCGGTCGTACGAGTCCGACCTGCTCGCGCACCCCGACCCCACGACCTTCCAGATCCTGCCGTGGCGCGGCGAGATCGACCCGACAGCGCGCATGTTCTGCGACATCACGACGCCCGACGGGCAGCCGGCCGTCGCCGACCCGCGTCACGTGCTCAAGCGCACGCTCGCCAAGGCAGCCGACGCCGGGTTCACGTTCTACACGCACCCCGAGATCGAGTTCTACCTGCTGAAGTCCTCGCAGCTGGGTGCCGACGGTCGCCCGCAGCCGGTCGACTCGGCCGGGTACTTCGACAACGTCCCCGGCGGCACGGCGCACGACTTCCGTCGCCGGTCGGTGCGCATGCTCGAAGACCTCGGCATCTCGGTCGAGTTCAGCCACCACGAGGGCGGACCCGGCCAGAACGAGATCGACCTGCGCTACGCCGATGCTCTGACCACGGCCGACAACATCATGACCTTCCGCACGGTCGTGAAAGAGGTCGCGATCGAGCAGGGCGTGTACGCCACCTTCATGCCGAAGCCGATCAGCGGCCAGCCCGGCAGCGGCATGCACACGCACCTGTCGCTCTTCGAGGGCGACATGAACGCGTTCTACGAAGAGGGCGCGCAGTACCAGCTGTCGAAGGTGGGCCGTCACTTCATCGCGGGCCTGCTGCGTCACGCGAACGAGATCTCGGCCGTGACCAACCAGTTCGTCAACTCGTACAAGCGCCTGTGGGGCGGCGACGAGGCGCCCAGCTTCATCTGCTGGGGCCACAACAACCGCTCCGCTCTCGTGCGCGTGCCGCTGTACAAGCCGAACAAGGGCCAGTCGACGCGGGTCGAGTACCGCGCGCTCGACTCCGCCGCCAACCCCTACCTGTCGTACGCGCTCATGCTCGCGGCGGGCCTCAAGGGCATCGAGCAGGAGTACGAGCTCCCGGCCGAGGCCGAGGACAACGTCTGGTCGCTCAGCGACGCGGAGCGCCGCGCGCTCGGCTACGCACCGCTGCCGGCGAGCCTCGATCACGCCCTCGAATACCTCGAGGAGTCCGAGCTCGTCGCCGAGACGCTCGGCGAGACGGTCTTCAAGTACGTGCTGCTCAACAAGCGGCGCGAGTGGCAGCAGTACCGCGCCCAGGTGACGCCGTTCGAGCTCGCGAGCAACCTCGAAGCGCTCTGA
- a CDS encoding bifunctional [glutamine synthetase] adenylyltransferase/[glutamine synthetase]-adenylyl-L-tyrosine phosphorylase, producing the protein MTSGDRSTALTALARTGFSRLAEADTLLSELEESVGVERADAMQLAQRVADPDRALLSILQVARRDREAVRAAAADAGAWRALWDIVGASDGFAEFYLRHPEELAHLSGAGLTLPDEPFMRAELLASVGDVEGFASDASDAAWVALRVLYRRLLARIAAYDLGQDDPAGAIPAVASSLADLAGAALEAALSVARARVSGPGPGSFPREQVEATRFAIIAMGKTGARELNYVSDVDVIFVGGSADEDAVTEARAIDIGTRLAVQTMRGISGPEIEPPLWEVDPNLRPEGKQGALVRSLASHEQYYARWAKSWEFQALLKARAIAGDQTLGAEYVAAVQPLVWHSAARENFVEGVQRMRERVTDHIPSAEVNRQLKLGPGGIRDVEFTVQLLQLVHGLTDERIRQRGTLEALDALVAEGYIGRSEAEAFGRDYRLLRLLEHRLQLRGLRRTALLPEKDDDLRVLARASRLADSASGVQAVWEGIKREVRDIHVRLFYRPLLSAVAALPEGERTLSTEQARDRLAAIGFRDPAGALRHIAALTSGLSRKATIQRHLMPIMIRWFADGVDPDYGLLVFRRISERLGNTPWFLRMLRDSAGAAESLTRVLSGSRYIGELMEWIPESVAWLDDDALLRPRSGKALEEEALAIQTRWQNIDDAMRSVRALRRREMLRVAMAAVLGTVSLEELSDALTTITEVTIQATLRAVRRVVVPPEDDDLDFAVIAMGRFGGREIGFGSDADVMYVYRANGIDPQRASQLALKLVAGLREQSEDHRLPLDLDAELRPEGRSGPLARSLDAYAEYYRRWSLSWEAQALLRARGVAGSVKLIGAFLELADEVRYPVSADQNGLREIRRIKARVENERLPQGADPARHLKLGPGSISDVEWLVQLLQLQHARAIPAMRTTSTLEALDAAVDAGVIEADAAEKLAAAWHLASRLRSANTLLSGQTSNVLPVDRAKLDGIGRILEYAPRSATQVEEDYLGTTRRARRVFDKLFYG; encoded by the coding sequence ATGACCTCGGGCGATCGTTCCACCGCGCTCACCGCCCTCGCCCGCACCGGCTTCTCACGGCTCGCCGAAGCAGACACTCTGCTCTCCGAGCTCGAGGAGTCGGTGGGGGTGGAGCGGGCGGATGCCATGCAGCTCGCGCAGCGCGTGGCCGACCCCGACCGTGCCCTGCTGTCGATCCTGCAGGTCGCCCGCCGTGATCGCGAAGCGGTTCGCGCGGCGGCGGCGGACGCGGGAGCGTGGCGCGCCCTGTGGGACATCGTGGGCGCCTCCGACGGCTTCGCGGAGTTCTACCTGCGCCACCCCGAGGAGCTCGCGCATCTCTCGGGTGCGGGCCTGACCCTGCCGGACGAGCCCTTCATGCGCGCCGAGCTCCTGGCATCCGTCGGCGATGTCGAGGGCTTCGCGTCGGATGCCTCGGATGCCGCGTGGGTGGCGTTGCGCGTGCTCTATCGGCGACTGCTGGCCCGCATCGCGGCCTACGACCTCGGGCAGGACGACCCCGCGGGCGCGATTCCCGCCGTGGCCTCGTCGCTGGCCGACCTGGCGGGAGCGGCCCTCGAGGCGGCTCTCAGCGTGGCGAGGGCGCGGGTCAGCGGGCCCGGGCCGGGATCGTTCCCTCGTGAACAGGTGGAGGCGACCCGGTTCGCGATCATCGCGATGGGCAAGACGGGCGCGCGTGAGCTGAACTACGTCAGCGACGTCGACGTGATCTTCGTGGGTGGATCGGCCGATGAGGACGCCGTCACCGAGGCGCGCGCGATCGACATCGGCACGCGGCTCGCCGTGCAGACGATGCGCGGCATCTCGGGTCCCGAGATCGAGCCGCCCTTGTGGGAGGTCGACCCGAACCTGCGCCCCGAGGGCAAGCAGGGTGCGCTCGTGCGCAGCCTCGCCTCGCACGAGCAGTACTACGCGCGGTGGGCGAAGAGCTGGGAGTTCCAAGCCCTGCTGAAGGCCCGGGCGATCGCCGGGGACCAGACGTTGGGGGCCGAGTACGTCGCTGCCGTCCAGCCCCTGGTCTGGCACAGCGCCGCTCGAGAGAACTTCGTCGAGGGCGTCCAGCGCATGCGCGAACGCGTCACCGATCACATCCCGTCCGCGGAGGTCAATCGACAGCTCAAGCTCGGGCCCGGCGGCATCCGAGATGTCGAGTTCACCGTGCAGCTCCTGCAGCTGGTCCACGGTCTGACCGATGAACGGATCCGCCAGCGCGGCACGCTCGAGGCGCTCGACGCGCTGGTGGCCGAGGGGTACATCGGGCGGTCCGAGGCCGAGGCGTTCGGTCGCGACTATCGCCTGCTGCGTCTGCTCGAGCACCGCCTCCAGCTCCGCGGGCTCCGCCGCACGGCGCTGCTGCCCGAGAAGGACGACGACCTACGGGTCCTCGCGCGAGCGTCGCGACTGGCCGACTCGGCATCCGGGGTTCAGGCGGTGTGGGAGGGCATCAAGCGCGAGGTGCGCGACATCCACGTGCGCCTGTTCTACCGACCCCTGCTGTCGGCTGTTGCCGCCCTTCCCGAGGGGGAGCGCACTCTGTCGACCGAGCAGGCGCGCGATCGCCTCGCCGCGATCGGCTTCCGCGACCCGGCCGGAGCGCTGCGCCACATCGCGGCGCTGACCAGCGGGCTCAGCCGCAAGGCCACCATCCAGCGGCACCTCATGCCGATCATGATCCGCTGGTTCGCCGACGGAGTCGACCCCGACTACGGTCTGCTCGTCTTCCGCCGCATCAGCGAGCGGCTCGGCAACACCCCCTGGTTCCTGCGGATGCTGCGCGATTCGGCCGGGGCCGCCGAGAGCCTCACGCGGGTGCTCTCGGGGTCGCGGTACATCGGCGAGCTCATGGAATGGATCCCCGAGTCGGTGGCCTGGCTCGACGACGACGCGCTGCTGCGCCCCCGTTCGGGAAAGGCGCTTGAAGAAGAGGCGCTGGCCATCCAGACCCGCTGGCAGAACATCGACGACGCGATGCGTTCGGTGCGCGCGCTGCGCCGGCGCGAGATGCTGCGTGTCGCGATGGCCGCAGTCCTCGGAACGGTCTCGCTCGAGGAGCTCTCCGACGCCCTCACCACCATCACCGAGGTCACCATCCAGGCCACCCTGCGCGCCGTCCGCCGCGTCGTCGTCCCGCCCGAGGACGACGATCTCGACTTCGCGGTCATCGCGATGGGACGCTTCGGCGGACGCGAGATCGGTTTCGGATCGGATGCCGACGTGATGTACGTCTATCGCGCGAACGGAATCGACCCGCAGCGGGCCAGTCAGCTCGCGCTGAAGCTCGTCGCCGGCCTGCGCGAGCAGTCGGAGGACCACCGTCTGCCGCTCGACCTCGATGCGGAGCTCCGACCCGAGGGGCGAAGCGGTCCTCTCGCCCGCTCCCTCGACGCCTACGCCGAGTACTACCGGCGCTGGTCGCTGTCGTGGGAGGCGCAGGCGCTCCTGCGCGCCCGTGGCGTGGCCGGCAGTGTCAAGCTCATCGGGGCGTTCCTCGAGCTCGCCGACGAGGTGCGGTATCCGGTGTCGGCCGATCAGAACGGGCTCCGCGAGATCCGGCGCATCAAGGCGCGCGTCGAGAACGAGCGTCTGCCGCAGGGCGCCGACCCCGCTCGCCACCTCAAGCTCGGCCCCGGTTCGATCAGCGACGTGGAGTGGCTCGTGCAGTTGCTGCAGCTGCAGCACGCGCGCGCGATCCCCGCGATGCGGACGACGTCGACGCTCGAGGCGTTGGATGCCGCTGTCGACGCGGGTGTCATCGAGGCCGACGCGGCCGAGAAGCTCGCCGCGGCCTGGCACCTCGCGAGCCGTCTTCGTTCGGCGAACACGCTGTTGTCGGGCCAGACGAGCAATGTGCTTCCCGTGGACCGCGCGAAGCTCGACGGTATCGGCCGCATCCTCGAATACGCTCCGCGTTCGGCCACGCAGGTCGAAGAGGACTACCTGGGCACCACGCGCCGCGCGCGCCGGGTCTTCGACAAGCTGTTCTACGGCTGA
- a CDS encoding DUF2277 domain-containing protein, giving the protein MCRNIVPLHNFTPPATDAECHDAALQFVRRIVGTTTSSRANQDVLDRAVDEIAASVRNLLDDLVTKAPPKMREVEAAKRQARSAECCEAIRVFQEQKRASPAG; this is encoded by the coding sequence ATGTGCCGCAATATCGTTCCCCTGCACAACTTCACGCCTCCGGCGACGGATGCCGAGTGCCACGACGCGGCGCTCCAGTTCGTCCGCAGGATCGTCGGGACGACGACGTCATCGCGGGCCAACCAGGACGTCCTCGACCGCGCCGTGGACGAGATCGCGGCATCCGTCCGGAATCTGCTCGACGACCTGGTGACAAAAGCCCCGCCGAAGATGCGCGAGGTCGAGGCGGCGAAGCGGCAGGCCCGCTCGGCCGAGTGCTGCGAAGCCATCCGCGTCTTCCAGGAGCAGAAGCGAGCCTCACCCGCCGGGTGA
- the ppgK gene encoding polyphosphate--glucose phosphotransferase codes for MATNASRAVGVDIGGTGIKAGIVDLDAGELISDRVKVATPEGAEPADVLAAVKQVLETLEAPADLPLGVAFPAIVKGGRTLSAANVSKSWIGFEAEKFFEHGLSRDIHFANDADVAGIAEVRYGAAKGVDGLVILTTLGTGIGSAMIYDGVLVPNSELGHLQRAGHKKDAEHFAAYSALEREELSWEKWAKRLQWYYDYVEFLFSPDLIVVGGGVSKHSENFLPLLKLRAPIVPAKHRNNAGIIGAASLAVPVPEALPAVAPKAEPS; via the coding sequence ATGGCAACGAATGCGTCTCGTGCGGTCGGAGTGGACATCGGCGGAACCGGCATCAAGGCCGGGATCGTGGATCTGGATGCCGGTGAGCTCATCAGCGACCGGGTGAAGGTCGCGACGCCCGAGGGTGCAGAGCCGGCCGACGTCCTCGCGGCGGTGAAGCAGGTGCTCGAGACTCTGGAGGCCCCCGCGGATCTTCCCCTGGGTGTCGCGTTCCCCGCGATCGTGAAGGGCGGCCGCACCCTTTCGGCCGCGAACGTCTCGAAGTCCTGGATCGGTTTCGAGGCCGAGAAGTTCTTCGAGCACGGCCTGTCGCGCGACATTCACTTCGCCAACGACGCCGACGTCGCCGGCATCGCCGAGGTGCGTTACGGCGCGGCCAAGGGTGTCGACGGCCTCGTGATCCTCACGACGCTCGGCACCGGCATCGGCTCGGCCATGATCTACGACGGTGTACTCGTCCCCAACAGCGAGCTCGGTCACCTGCAGCGCGCCGGCCACAAGAAGGACGCCGAGCACTTCGCCGCATACTCCGCGCTGGAGCGCGAGGAACTGTCGTGGGAGAAGTGGGCGAAGCGCCTGCAGTGGTACTACGACTACGTCGAGTTCCTCTTCAGCCCCGACCTCATCGTCGTCGGCGGGGGCGTGTCGAAGCACTCCGAGAACTTCCTCCCCCTGCTGAAGCTGCGTGCTCCCATCGTCCCGGCGAAGCACCGCAACAACGCCGGCATCATCGGCGCCGCCTCGCTCGCGGTGCCGGTGCCCGAGGCGCTGCCCGCGGTGGCACCGAAGGCCGAGCCGAGCTGA
- a CDS encoding long-chain-fatty-acid--CoA ligase, protein MAESPYASRPWSTSYAEGVPLEIDEPSQTLPEMLAASVARYGKKTALEFFGAPTTYRELGDQVSRAAEGLRRLGVRAGDRVALVLPNSPQHVVAFYAALRLGAIVIEHNPLYTPRELRHQFEDHGARFAIVWDKLADTVAEFPTDLALEKIVSVDITTALPFAKRLALRLPVAKAKAAREQLTGAPRSKRPQAWEKLLTHGTLPRKHPGPVLDDIALLQYTSGTTGSPKGAVLTHSNLRANAMQGRAWVPGLRDGAETFYGVLPLFHAYGLTLCLTFAVSIGAKLVLFPKYDLELVAAAAKKSPPTFLPAVPPIYDQLARAAARGTLDLSTVRFAISGAMSLPVATVDRWEAATGGLLVEGYGMTESSPVALGNPIGPSRRPGTVGVPFPSTDIRVVDPEDPTVDRPLGETGELLLRGPQVFQGYWNRPSDTAATLLDGGWLRTGDIASVSPDGFVTIVDRLKEIIITGGFNVSPSEVEDVLTSHPDIAGAAVVALPKSSGGEDVAAAIVLRDGVHVEPDAIRDFCKARLAAYKVPRRVVVVDDLPRSLIGKVQRREVRERLMS, encoded by the coding sequence ATGGCCGAGTCCCCATACGCGTCGCGTCCGTGGTCCACCTCCTACGCCGAGGGGGTGCCCCTCGAGATCGACGAGCCCTCGCAGACACTGCCCGAGATGCTCGCGGCCTCGGTCGCGCGGTACGGCAAGAAGACCGCCCTCGAGTTCTTCGGTGCGCCGACCACCTATCGCGAGCTCGGCGATCAGGTCTCCCGCGCGGCAGAGGGACTACGTCGACTGGGGGTTCGGGCCGGCGACCGCGTCGCCCTCGTCCTGCCGAACTCGCCGCAGCATGTCGTCGCGTTCTATGCCGCGCTGCGCCTCGGCGCGATCGTCATCGAGCACAACCCGCTGTACACGCCCCGCGAACTGCGTCATCAGTTCGAGGACCACGGCGCGCGGTTCGCGATCGTGTGGGACAAGCTGGCCGACACCGTCGCCGAGTTCCCGACCGATCTGGCGCTCGAGAAGATCGTCAGCGTCGACATCACCACCGCCCTCCCCTTCGCGAAGCGCCTCGCGCTGCGCCTCCCGGTGGCGAAAGCCAAGGCCGCGCGCGAGCAGCTCACCGGCGCGCCGCGGTCCAAGCGTCCGCAGGCGTGGGAGAAGCTCCTCACGCACGGCACGTTGCCTCGAAAGCACCCCGGCCCGGTTCTCGACGACATCGCACTGCTGCAGTACACGAGCGGCACCACGGGCAGCCCCAAGGGCGCCGTCCTCACCCACTCGAACCTGCGGGCCAACGCGATGCAAGGCCGCGCGTGGGTACCGGGCCTTCGCGACGGTGCAGAGACGTTCTACGGGGTCCTCCCCCTGTTCCACGCCTACGGGCTCACGCTCTGCCTGACATTCGCCGTGAGCATCGGGGCGAAGCTCGTGCTCTTCCCGAAGTACGACCTCGAGCTGGTCGCGGCGGCAGCGAAGAAGAGCCCGCCCACCTTCCTTCCCGCCGTTCCCCCCATCTACGACCAGCTCGCGCGCGCCGCGGCTCGGGGCACGCTCGACCTGAGCACCGTGCGGTTCGCGATCTCGGGGGCGATGAGCCTGCCCGTCGCCACCGTCGATCGGTGGGAGGCCGCCACCGGGGGTCTTCTCGTCGAGGGATACGGAATGACCGAGTCATCGCCGGTCGCCCTCGGCAACCCCATCGGCCCGTCCCGCCGCCCCGGAACGGTGGGCGTGCCCTTTCCGAGCACCGACATCCGCGTCGTCGACCCCGAGGACCCGACCGTCGACCGGCCCCTCGGCGAGACCGGTGAGCTCCTCCTGCGCGGCCCCCAGGTCTTCCAGGGGTACTGGAACCGCCCCTCCGACACCGCGGCGACACTGCTCGACGGCGGATGGCTGCGCACCGGCGATATCGCCTCGGTCTCACCGGACGGCTTCGTCACCATCGTCGACCGTCTCAAAGAGATCATCATCACGGGCGGGTTCAACGTGTCGCCCAGCGAGGTCGAAGACGTCCTGACCTCGCACCCCGACATCGCCGGAGCGGCCGTCGTCGCCCTCCCCAAGTCGAGCGGCGGAGAAGACGTCGCGGCGGCGATCGTGCTGCGCGACGGCGTCCACGTCGAACCCGACGCGATTCGCGACTTCTGCAAGGCGCGCCTCGCGGCCTACAAAGTGCCGCGCCGTGTCGTCGTGGTCGACGACCTGCCCCGCTCCCTCATCGGCAAGGTCCAGCGACGCGAGGTGCGCGAACGTCTCATGTCGTGA
- a CDS encoding bifunctional 3'-5' exonuclease/DNA polymerase: protein MASDTVVVARAASGSLVLVELDADANPLRSTEVDDLVAAVRAREHAGDVRWVWPDTTTAYPPLLSAGVRVARAWDLRLVHAILRDAAAVADGAGLRRATAWNAASTAPHTGDALFDLGESASGVPESADEAVAEYRRQHGAIAAAATPGALRLLAAAESAGALIAVELHAAGVPWSVEAHERLLETELGPRRGGGLPERIEQTAAVVRDALGDPKVSLDSQPRLLRSLHRAGLLVQSTSRWELSEHDHPAVAPLIAYKKQMRLYTANGWAWLAEWVRDGRFRPVYVPAGVVTGRWASSGGGALQIPRALRTAVRADPGWTLVTADVAQLEPRVLAAMARDTALAEAAAGRDLYAGIVERGAVASRAEAKLAMLGAMYGATTGESGRLLPRLRRTFPRAMQLVDDAARTGEEGGVVHTWLGRTSPTAGESWRALQSRASDAAASGIDETRARRSARDRGRFTRNFVVQGTAAEWALAWLADLRSRLARFPEVDAAHAAPASGPVFHRAPHLAFFLHDEIVVHTPLAHADAVADAVREAAAFAGRLLFGAFPIDFPLDLRVGTTADKG from the coding sequence GTGGCCTCTGACACGGTCGTCGTCGCCCGCGCGGCATCCGGTTCACTCGTCCTGGTCGAGCTCGACGCCGACGCGAATCCGCTTCGCTCGACCGAGGTCGACGACCTCGTCGCGGCCGTCCGCGCACGCGAGCATGCGGGCGACGTGCGCTGGGTCTGGCCCGACACCACCACCGCCTACCCACCGCTTCTCAGTGCAGGCGTACGCGTCGCGCGCGCGTGGGACCTTCGGCTGGTGCACGCGATCCTGCGCGACGCCGCCGCCGTCGCCGACGGTGCCGGGCTCCGTCGCGCGACCGCGTGGAATGCCGCCTCCACCGCACCCCACACGGGCGACGCCCTCTTCGACCTCGGGGAGTCGGCATCGGGAGTGCCCGAATCCGCCGACGAAGCGGTCGCCGAATACCGGCGCCAGCATGGCGCCATCGCCGCCGCAGCGACACCCGGCGCCCTGCGGCTGCTGGCCGCCGCCGAGTCGGCCGGTGCGCTCATCGCCGTCGAACTGCACGCGGCGGGCGTGCCGTGGAGTGTCGAGGCGCACGAGCGCCTGCTGGAGACCGAGCTCGGGCCGCGGCGCGGCGGCGGGCTCCCGGAGCGCATCGAGCAGACCGCTGCCGTCGTCCGCGACGCGCTCGGCGACCCGAAAGTCTCGCTCGACTCGCAGCCGCGACTGCTGCGCTCCCTGCACCGCGCCGGCCTGCTCGTGCAATCGACGAGCCGCTGGGAGCTGTCCGAGCACGACCACCCCGCCGTCGCCCCGCTGATCGCCTATAAGAAGCAGATGCGCCTCTACACCGCGAACGGCTGGGCGTGGCTGGCCGAGTGGGTGCGCGACGGTCGGTTCCGTCCCGTCTACGTGCCGGCCGGCGTCGTCACCGGGCGGTGGGCCTCGTCGGGCGGGGGAGCCCTGCAGATCCCACGCGCCCTGCGGACCGCGGTGCGTGCCGATCCCGGCTGGACGCTCGTCACCGCCGACGTGGCCCAGCTCGAACCGCGCGTGCTCGCCGCGATGGCGCGCGATACCGCCCTGGCCGAGGCGGCCGCCGGACGCGACCTGTACGCAGGCATCGTCGAACGTGGAGCCGTGGCGAGCCGCGCCGAGGCGAAGCTCGCGATGCTCGGCGCGATGTACGGCGCCACCACCGGCGAGAGCGGCCGCCTCCTGCCGCGGCTGCGCCGGACCTTCCCGCGCGCGATGCAGCTCGTCGACGACGCCGCGCGCACCGGCGAAGAGGGCGGCGTCGTGCACACCTGGCTCGGCCGCACCTCACCCACGGCGGGGGAGTCCTGGCGCGCGCTGCAATCTCGGGCGAGCGACGCTGCGGCATCCGGGATCGACGAAACACGCGCGCGCCGATCCGCGCGCGACCGCGGACGCTTCACACGCAATTTCGTGGTCCAGGGCACGGCAGCCGAGTGGGCGCTGGCATGGCTGGCCGACCTCCGCTCACGTCTCGCGAGGTTCCCCGAGGTGGATGCCGCCCACGCGGCGCCGGCGTCGGGACCGGTGTTCCACCGGGCGCCGCACCTCGCCTTCTTCCTGCACGACGAAATCGTGGTGCACACCCCTCTTGCGCACGCGGATGCCGTGGCCGACGCGGTGCGGGAGGCCGCGGCGTTCGCCGGGCGCTTGCTCTTCGGAGCGTTCCCCATTGACTTCCCCCTCGACCTCCGCGTCGGCACGACCGCAGACAAGGGCTGA
- a CDS encoding GNAT family N-acetyltransferase, which produces MHFRSLTDDDLAASPPWWGDRSLARDGWRSDETRSAVAVDGGRIVAAGAIWLSRVHDDRFWLEVVVDPERRRRGIGTALARHLATLRSRDLPLMARGYVDDESLRFAEALGARTIQTVPPVRASLETRTHLRFHAAVQPLAGGDRSRVEAAFTELYRWTHENWSPVRQGFEVALVEGLWDDLDVEASALAVDDSGRILALALTYLDTDPPLIVSETISRDEPGGEHLVEGCIRRAMAILARRGLTVVDFDGHVSDPHFLPALSRLRPTGRWFRLVEIPAP; this is translated from the coding sequence GTGCACTTCCGCTCTTTGACCGACGACGACCTGGCCGCTTCTCCTCCGTGGTGGGGCGACCGCTCCCTCGCCCGCGATGGCTGGCGCAGTGACGAGACGCGGTCGGCGGTGGCGGTCGATGGCGGCAGGATCGTCGCCGCCGGTGCGATCTGGCTCTCTCGCGTGCACGACGACCGGTTCTGGCTCGAGGTCGTCGTCGACCCCGAGCGGCGCCGACGCGGCATCGGGACGGCCCTGGCACGGCACCTTGCGACGTTGCGTTCGCGCGATCTCCCCCTGATGGCGCGCGGTTACGTCGACGACGAGTCCCTGCGGTTCGCCGAGGCGTTGGGTGCCCGCACCATTCAGACCGTCCCGCCCGTGCGCGCGAGCCTCGAGACTCGAACGCACCTGCGCTTCCACGCCGCGGTCCAGCCCCTGGCAGGCGGCGACCGATCACGCGTCGAGGCCGCATTCACGGAGCTGTACCGCTGGACGCACGAGAACTGGAGCCCGGTGCGACAGGGCTTCGAGGTCGCCTTGGTCGAGGGCCTATGGGACGACCTCGACGTCGAGGCCTCAGCTCTCGCCGTCGATGACTCCGGCCGCATCCTGGCGCTGGCTCTCACCTACCTCGACACTGATCCGCCGCTCATCGTGTCCGAGACCATTTCGCGCGATGAGCCGGGGGGAGAGCATCTGGTCGAGGGGTGCATCCGTCGTGCGATGGCGATCCTCGCGCGCCGCGGCCTCACGGTCGTCGATTTCGACGGTCACGTCAGCGATCCGCACTTTCTCCCCGCGCTTTCGCGCCTCCGCCCGACCGGCCGCTGGTTCCGTCTCGTCGAGATCCCGGCGCCATGA